TGACCGTCAACTGCTTGCGCCCCTTCTTGCGACGGCGGCTCAGAGTAGCACGCCCCCAGCGCGTTTCCATGCGCGCACGGAAGCCATGCGTGCGAAGTCGGCGCTTGTTCCGCGGACGATACGTCGGCTTGCCCATTCCTATCTCCGAAAGCTACTGAAAATCGTGGGGAAAGAACGCGAAGGATAGAGGCTTACGCCTTGTATGTCAACGGGTTAGCTGTTGCTCGCATTCGCGAGGAATTGACTTTTCCACACACCGTGCCTACGTTCGCCCGCCCTGCCTTTTCCACACACAAATGGACCTCTCGGCGCACGACGCCTGGCAGCGACTGCTCGAATATGTGAAACGAGACATGCCGGAACAGATGTTCCGTACATGGCTCGAACCGGCTGTGCCTATTGAAGTTACGAGCAATCAACTCGTGGTGCGTGTCGCCGACCAGTTCGCCGCTGATTGGAACGAATCCAAATTCGGGGACCTCATCGACTCCTGCGCTCCTATGGCTTTGGGGCACCCCTGTCATGTCGTTTTTCGCGCCGACGAGGAGCGACAGCAGCGACCGCAGATGGACTTGTTCTCCCAAACAGGTCCGGCAGCACCCAAGGGGTCGAGCGCACAAAACAGAACTCACACCCCCCCGGTTCTCTCAGCTCGCTACACGTTCGATCAGTTCGTCATCGGCAAATCCAACGAAGTTGCAGCTGCTGCCGCGCTTGCCGTCTCGCAGGCACCTGGTCGAGTCTACAATCCGCTCTTTATCTACGGCGCAACAGGGGTCGGGAAGACTCACCTCATGCAGGCCGTCGCGCATGAACTTCTGCAGCGAAATCCGACGCTGCGAGTTCTCAACATGGGCGCGGAACAGTTTACCAACGAGTACATCAACGCCATTCAGACTCGTGCCACCAACGAGTTTCGCCGGCGTTTCCGCGAGTGTGATCTCCTGTTGATCGATGACGTGCACTTCCTGAAGGGAAAGGAAGCCACGCAAGAAGAGTTTTTCCACACCTTCAACACTCTGTACGAGAACGGACGTCAGATCATCATGACGTCCGATCGCCCTCCTTCCGAAATCCCAGGTATTGAGGCGCGACTGGTCACGAGATTTCAGTGGGGAATGGTCGCGGACATCGAGCTTCCTGATTTGGAGCTCCGTATCGCAATCCTCCGCAAGAAATCGGAAGTAGATCAGCTCCAACAGACCATCCCGGATGAGGTCATTCGGTTCCTCGCCGAGCATATCCGTTCCAGTGTACGGGAACTTGAAGGAGCCGTTATTCGCCTTCTTGCGTACTCTTCGCTACGACGACGAGACATCACGATTGCACTGGCGCAGGAAGCCCTGCGAGACAAGCTGAGACGTGATGACAATGGCAAGCTCAGTGAACTGGCTCCCATAACTCCGGAACGAATTCAGGAGATCATCGCATCCGAGTGGGGAGTGACTCCGGATGGGCTCAAGTCGAAGACCAGGACAAAGACACTCACTGTTCCACGCCAAGCAGCCATGTATCTCTGTCGAGAGCTACTCGGAATGCAGCTCGTCGAGATAGGCCAACGATTTGGCGGACGAGATCATTCGACAGTTATCCACAGCCTAGAACGAGCAGGCGAGCTCTCAGAGTCAGATTCAACATTCCAAGCTCGAATTGCACAGGCACGCCGCCGTCTAACGTCATAATCACCGCTCCCGCACATTTCATACAGCGACACTCCACATTTCTAGTCGCTGCCCAAGTGCCAATAAATCAACCACTTGCCCCCTTTTCCCAATTCTTCAACACAGTATACTAGCTCTACTGCTTTCTTCTTCTTTTACAAACCTAGATACAACACCTAAAGTCCTCCGACACGAGGCCAGACACCCCAATGCGTCTTACCATCAGTCGTGAGAAGCTCCAGGAAGCTCTCACAGCTGTCGCTGCAGCGGTTCCAACGAAGACGACACTGCCAGTGCTTGGGAATATTCTTCTCGAGACGACTGATAAGGGTCTGCGTCTGTCTGGGACTGATCTGGATATTGGGGTAAGCACCGAAGTTCTAGCTGATGTGGAGTCTCCAGGTGCTATCACGGTTCCAGCGAAAAAACTGACAGAAATCGTTCGTGAGCTGCCTCCCGCGCCGGTGAAGCTGTCAGCAGCTGGAGAACAACGAATCACGCTTGAATGTGGACGTTCTCGTTTCAAGCTTCTCGGACTTCCTCGAGATGAGTTTCCCGCGTTTCCTGGGGTTGATTTCAGCAAAGCATGGCGCGTGCG
This genomic interval from Gemmatimonadota bacterium contains the following:
- the rpmH gene encoding 50S ribosomal protein L34: MGKPTYRPRNKRRLRTHGFRARMETRWGRATLSRRRKKGRKQLTVKLPSKYAAA
- the dnaA gene encoding chromosomal replication initiator protein DnaA, with the translated sequence MDLSAHDAWQRLLEYVKRDMPEQMFRTWLEPAVPIEVTSNQLVVRVADQFAADWNESKFGDLIDSCAPMALGHPCHVVFRADEERQQRPQMDLFSQTGPAAPKGSSAQNRTHTPPVLSARYTFDQFVIGKSNEVAAAAALAVSQAPGRVYNPLFIYGATGVGKTHLMQAVAHELLQRNPTLRVLNMGAEQFTNEYINAIQTRATNEFRRRFRECDLLLIDDVHFLKGKEATQEEFFHTFNTLYENGRQIIMTSDRPPSEIPGIEARLVTRFQWGMVADIELPDLELRIAILRKKSEVDQLQQTIPDEVIRFLAEHIRSSVRELEGAVIRLLAYSSLRRRDITIALAQEALRDKLRRDDNGKLSELAPITPERIQEIIASEWGVTPDGLKSKTRTKTLTVPRQAAMYLCRELLGMQLVEIGQRFGGRDHSTVIHSLERAGELSESDSTFQARIAQARRRLTS